Within the Leptospira stimsonii genome, the region CTATTCTCTGAAAGGTCGGTAATCAAGTGAGAGTTCCAATCCAGTTTTCTAAGATCCAATACTCCGTTCTCCGCTTTGGCGCGTTATCAATGGATAAACCCAAGTAAGACAACCGGAGAGGAGGAAAAGATAAAGAATCAAAAAATGAATACGAAGAGACCAAAGCAACGGATTTCTTCACAAAGAAAGCCGAAATTGGAGAGGGGTCAATAGGAAAAGGGAAGCACAATGTTTAAAAAGGAATCAAAATTCTAAATGAAAAAAAGAAAGTGAAGTGTGGATTTATTAGGAAAGAAAATATCGAAATAGAAGAATGGTTTCTGACGAGGTCAGTGAGGATCATAAGAAGGAAAAATTCTTTTTACTTTCCTAGTCGAAAGACGTTGTATTTGATGGCGAAAAACACCGAATGAAATCATTAAAACTAACTCCTTTAAAAATAATTCTTCTGATTCTATCTTTAATCTCCTTGGTCGCAAGCTTTGTGTTATACGAGCGACAGGGAGATCTTTTCGGTCATCCAAGTTTTCGTTCTATTCTTCAAGGAGAATCGGAGGAAGAAAACGAAAAGTCGAAAGAATTTTTAGCGTCTACGTGGTCTTCCGATATCGTCGCGATGACGGAGAATGTAAAACTCTATGACGAAATTCATCCATTCCTTTATACTTTGGAAGGAGGAAGGAGTAATACGGGAAATATAAAATCGGTATGGAGTCCGAAAGCGCAAGAGTTTTACATTTGGGCTCTAAAGAAAATTTCGCCGAAGACAAAAATCATACCTACGATTTTTCGATGGGAAAATGATTTTGAAAAAATTTCCGATGCAATCGGCTTAAACGGAAATACGAGGATTCGCGACTATCATATCGAACAAATTCTGAAAGAAATCGATAAATACGACTACGATGGAATCGACATCGATTACGAAGGGATGACATGTGAAAAGAAGGAAAGCTTTGAAACATTCTTAACATTACTTTCGGGAGAATTGAAGAAGAAGAAGAAACTATTGTCGGTTGCAATTCATCCAAAAACTTTAGCGGAAGAAAAAACGGAGTATGATTGTAAAGGTCTTAAAAACCCGATCTCCGTCGATTTTTACGAAGCCTATCGCGGGCAATTGACTCACGACTACGAGTTTCTTGGAAAAGTCGCAGACAAAGTGAAGATCATGGCTTATGAACTTCATCCTAGAAAGAACGCCTTCCCCGGTCCCGGGCCACAGGCACCATCCTGGTGGATTGAAAAAATATTAGAATATTCTACTAAACGAAT harbors:
- a CDS encoding glycosyl hydrolase family 18 protein; the encoded protein is MKSLKLTPLKIILLILSLISLVASFVLYERQGDLFGHPSFRSILQGESEEENEKSKEFLASTWSSDIVAMTENVKLYDEIHPFLYTLEGGRSNTGNIKSVWSPKAQEFYIWALKKISPKTKIIPTIFRWENDFEKISDAIGLNGNTRIRDYHIEQILKEIDKYDYDGIDIDYEGMTCEKKESFETFLTLLSGELKKKKKLLSVAIHPKTLAEEKTEYDCKGLKNPISVDFYEAYRGQLTHDYEFLGKVADKVKIMAYELHPRKNAFPGPGPQAPSWWIEKILEYSTKRIPKEKLYMAIPTYGYDWPLNCDIPSKAVFYSRAQFIKKNWHPREEEPTDVLKIYKEMRKSGDWMYLRPYLYRHEGHVYDDPSLWYTLGGCDRVAFYMNRRSFETKMNLLKKFKIRGFSFWQLIQDNDPEIHSYLKEMIEASEKN